Proteins encoded by one window of Aspergillus chevalieri M1 DNA, chromosome 6, nearly complete sequence:
- a CDS encoding cytochrome P450 (COG:Q;~EggNog:ENOG410PVKZ;~InterPro:IPR001128,IPR002403,IPR036396;~PFAM:PF00067;~SMCOG1034:cytochrome P450;~antiSMASH:Cluster_6.4;~go_function: GO:0004497 - monooxygenase activity [Evidence IEA];~go_function: GO:0005506 - iron ion binding [Evidence IEA];~go_function: GO:0016705 - oxidoreductase activity, acting on paired donors, with incorporation or reduction of molecular oxygen [Evidence IEA];~go_function: GO:0020037 - heme binding [Evidence IEA];~go_process: GO:0055114 - oxidation-reduction process [Evidence IEA]) has product MFDMMAKVAASFIIGPEFATDNDFIQQALSYMFQINATTAAIYSYPRIVRPLAWQFAPACRALRSAIISLKKRLIPEIRARVIRARSGEKDGKFSMLDVLIETAIEQNVLRRDGWCKEEERAVDQLAQHTMFFFFDAAAPIASVATIMLYRIMTSPEYAPLLREETSKALKASGGEWSSEILSSMPRLESYTREVLRIHVPLVWGPSRQVLKPLTINSLKLILRPGDLITVPALFTHTDPDLYPDAMEFDPNRFYDSASEKCVPRVTTTTDTFLSFGHGTCACPGRTLAMKAVQILFAKMLLLYEVEFADGRKDFPANVLTPGFNLQDPTVMMRVKWRVSSGPANTVML; this is encoded by the exons ATGTTCGACATGATGGCTAAAGTCGCTGCCTCCTTCATCATCGGCCCGGAGTTCGCAACAGACAATGATTTTATCCAACAGGCGCTGTCTTACATGTTTCAAATCAATGCTACGACAGCAGCAATTTACTCATATCCCCGCATTGTCCGGCCCCTGGCATGGCAATTCGCTCCAGCTTGCCGTGCCTTGCGATCCGCCATCATTTCCCTGAAGAAAAGGCTAATTCCGGAAATTCGGGCACGAGTGATCCGGGCTCGATCCGgtgagaaggatgggaaatTCTCGATGCTGGACGTTTTGATCGAAACAGCTATCGAGCAGAATGTCCTCAGACGTGACGGATGGTGCAAAGAAGAGGAGCGTGCAGTAGACCAGCTAGCTCAGCACACgatgtttttcttttttgatgCAGCAGCGCCAATTGCGTCGGTGGCCACGATCATGTTGTATCGGATCATGACGAGTCCAGAATATGCGCCACTGCTCCGAGAAGAAACTAGCAAAGCCCTAAAGGCCTCTGGTGGAGAATGGAGCTCCGAGATCTTGAGCTCTATGCCCCGGCTCGAAAGCTATACCAGGGAAGTCTTGCGTATCCATGTGCCACTGGTCT GGGGCCCCAGCCGCCAGGTCTTGAAGCCACTCACCATTAACTCGCTTAAATTGATTCTCCGGCCAGGCGACCTTATCACGGTGCCAGCTTTGTTCACACATACCGATCCGGATCTATACCCGGATGCGATGGAATTTGACCCGAATCGTTTCTACGATTCTGCCTCAGAAAAATGTGTCCCCCGGGTGACGACTACCACCGACACCTTCCTGTCGTTCGGCCACGGCACTTGCGCTTGTCCTGGACGTACACTGGCGATGAAAGCGGTTCAAATACTCTTTGCCAAAATGCTCCTGCTCTATGAAGTGGAATTCGCGGACGGCCGGAAAGACTTTCCCGCAAACGTGTTAACTCCGGGTTTCAATCTTCAGGACCCCACTGTCATGATGCGCGTCAAATGGCGGGTGTCAAGCGGTCCAGCGAATACTGTAATGCTTTGA
- the nrps12 gene encoding nonribosomal peptide synthetase fmqA (COG:I;~EggNog:ENOG410PH4X;~InterPro:IPR000873,IPR020845,IPR009081,IPR006162, IPR036736,IPR023213,IPR042099,IPR010071,IPR001242;~PFAM:PF00501,PF00668,PF00550;~SMCOG1002:AMP-dependent synthetase and ligase;~TransMembrane:3 (i211-230o807-826i1281-1299o);~antiSMASH:Cluster_6.4;~go_function: GO:0003824 - catalytic activity [Evidence IEA]): MERWRLRDEPHLSLQEAVECVDLKTWCNTGPDTTTTPATCLSIQWGNQNENSEQEIPYLDEHSTQSVSSCNLALALDCSQMSSLRCSLQFSTSIISEPYASVVLNVFSHILQDIIARPETTVSQIDFLCDSDAKIIAGWNKCSQIDCPERCIDATIRDQCAIRPAAEAVCAHDGKLTYSELDDRSERLGHHLRSLGIGPEVVIPIYLEKSMWTIVSILGVLKAGAAFLLLDPSHPTTRMAAICTEVKAPYVITSTALEPMCRRLAKKTVVTDAVIGDLGVPLQARLPPLSKPENAAYVAYTSGSTGRPKGIIIEHRSFCANVIAGSQIQNLDQTSRVLQFASYGFDISVQEMLATLMVGGCVCVPSETQRLNDLTSSITEFKANWIELTPSVVRQLSPQAVPGLKTLILGGECMLARDFATWADNVHLMVAYGPAECSVVTTVQRNVHGGDLYNIGRPFSAQCWVVEPRNTAQLQPIGAVGELVISGPIVGRGYLNQPSQDAFMDRPPWASTFSIPDGTRFYRTGDLAWYNIEDGSLRYVGRKDRQVKLNGQRVELQEVENEARNFSKDKAVVVDVVDIGSTEDAKALALFVEGLESGPIEEMVESRTVTQTEQHVHRFLAEIRVWLSTRLPQYMVPTLYIPLNRFPLTPTGKLDRRALKDQAAQSVALGYGNHVSEASPGEEAIEGHTEVVLMLRRLFAEVIGLPEDRVGAHDEFFLLGGNSVTAIHMVGKAREVGLSVMVADILTLQSPFNLAKVVSKAEESQFIEPLGLLEDPQVCLELAATECQLAQGDIEDIYPCTPLQEELMAISSIKPGSFIGTFVFYLPVSLDRLRFKWAWDHIVKNTPILRTRIVQGGGSRLLQVVGKEQEELIVCDSFDECYRALGQYEMTFGSSLARSALINPEGKAPAFVLMIHHAAFDGWSYVQLLQDLGEAYKGRPISQRPTFNHFIGHILNQNASSAEDFWRKEFTDCEASSFPTRPNGWIAPQDPSWTKRRIPVEKLSGNGLINNQIQLAWAMIISSHTNSKDVVLGTTVSGRNAPVAGIDRMLGPTIATFPLRIRLKPGTTVQEALKEIQDHNTALIPFEHTGMQRIRGSSPGAAAACDFQTLLTIHPYRIQSPATILRDSPGNRGEQQKFTSHILTVIVSPDSDALKVEAVFDASVLSPPWVDRLLRGFEAVLVQISRSPTMQLDAISILSAQDKQQISDWNSGVVLGKPRCMHDLIYDSCMSSPGHPAVHACDGSFTYSELLQFSRAISGQLRSLDIGAESIVAICMEKTRWLPVAVSGVLMAGAAFVLLDPTFPTQRLRGMCQETGVRVALSSPTTYSKCRDLARDVIALTEETASRPGTSWKLPAVSPRNVMYVAFTSGSTGAPKGAPIEHGMCWSTYEAYRNALSLSGASRVLHFSSLAFDAAVFELVGTLAAGACVCIPSEEQRLSHLAGAITDLGVDWVMLTPSVARTLSPAEIPSVRTLVLAGEPVMPADLQSWCGYVRLLGVYGPAEASIFTTITAFPREDCDATNVGRSGNSTCWVVNPDNHNQLQPVGAVGELVIAGPNVGRGYINRPQQTRASFIQNPSWVADFPVARDTRMYKTGDLVRYHLDGTLQILGRKDAQVKLHGQRIELREIEICAERSMPGMTAVADLIALPHPRIILFLAERRQSFCADRAHRCDDCTASFVLPTDPVHGQRAAILSHLSQVLPTYMIPSIVLSLEYFPLTPSGKINRRLLREEAGKLGQGISDWGLTPPVLKREPGSDKERLVRDIFAEVLALDKNAIRNDDSFFTLGGDSISAMRALNLCRKANLLLQMSEFLVYNSISLFCQNARSVDSPVEHAQEQPGLPFRLSPIQCMFTSLPSASDKRFNQSFFLRVKQGFSLSDWRHALKQVVRHHSMLRARLLPDDREQVITSDIETSFRMSMHDVEEIGAISTIAEASHSALNIRTGPVISLDIIHVNRDEQYALFIGHHLVVDLVSWRFLLSDIQDLLQGKPLPLTLPYSFQWWVSHQRTHSQGHVEPKDVLPFDVHCADYNYWGFSAEWNTFGETCSREFLLDETTTAALVESANTALGSHPQELFQAALLHSWAKVFPDRKTPTIFTEGHGREPFDPAIDLSRTVGWFTTMRPCTVEVCESMGLPDLVRCVKDTSRSLPGNGLPYFSARYLDPRCREAFSGHSPAEVLLNYAGRYQQLESDDSIFSAPTWKPDPKLDVAHDLPRFAIFDVVIEVAHGRLHVSVWYCKHTRRREAIQRWIREYQRSLCEVAEELSNLTRRLTLSDIPLARMTYDQLDALDREIRLRLDIPSVSSIESIYPCSKAHAGLIHGLTGTAASHAVRSIWEIKSPIVLDAQAVADAWLRLIRRHTILRTILVRSPGDGRIFHVVLKDPRTDVQVLPCSGDISYERFRDLPRLLSWETSPAHRFAVTQTSDRRILALLESGKAYIDGMSLSILQQELCLALRGELPRSSGPLYCKYIAHLTQQPSRDTQSYWETALKGMRPCLFPSLVVNHPPESPVAMHTLRSALPQPDRLNSFWRSTGLTVTNIFQLAWGLVLQQYCRSPDVCFGSLVSGRDIPMPDIAQIVGPCFNVLPCRLVLDANRNVVEWLRQNQAEMERRTEHQHCSVPDTLRSAGFGDAQAFNSCLSVQSPLSVHSAQIEFQLLENHDPTEFDLCVAVFWSSGQVDVHLRYWESVCTDEQAAQVLLCFVRAVSFIVDYSQETLRVLSLALSGSGSPVS; the protein is encoded by the exons ATGGAGCGGTGGCGACTGAGAGACGAACCGCATTTGTCCCTGCAGGAGGCTGTCGAGTGTGTCGACCTGAAAACGTGGTGCAATACAGGACCCGATACCACAACAACGCCTGCAACCTGCCTGTCGATCCAATGGGGAAATCAGAATGAAAACTCTGAGCAGGAGATCCCCTACCTCGATGAGCACAGTACGCAGAGTGTCTCG TCCTGTAACCTGGCGCTCGCTCTCGACTGCAGCCAAATGAGCTCTCTTCGATGCTCTTTGCAATTTTCGACCTCCATTATCAGTGAGCCGTATGCCTCGGTCGTACTGAATGTCTTCTCCCACATTCTACAAGATATAATCGCCAGGCCTGAAACGACAGTGAGCCAGATTGATTTTTTGTGCGACTCAGATGCAAAGATCATTGCGGGGTGGAATAAGTGCAGTCAAATCGACTGCCCGGAGCGCTGCATAGATGCAACAATTCGAGATCAATGCGCGATACGCCCTGCCGCGGAAGCAGTGTGCGCACACGACGGCAAGTTGACATACTCGGAGTTGGACgatcgctcagaaagactAGGACACCATCTGCGTTCTTTGGGCATCGGACCCGAGGTCGTGATTCCGATCTATCTCGAGAAGTCCATGTGGACGATAGTCTCCATCTTGGGCGTCCTCAAAGCCGGTGCTGCCTTCCTCCTTTTGGATCCTTCCCACCCTACCACGCGCATGGCTGCCATCTGTACAGAGGTCAAAGCACCCTACGTTATCACCTCCACGGCACTGGAGCCCATGTGCCGCCGGCTAGCCAAGAAGACGGTTGTGACGGATGCCGTAATTGGAGATTTAGGTGTGCCGCTCCAGGCAAGGCTCCCACCCCTGTCGAAGCCCGAGAACGCGGCCTACGTGGCATATACCTCGGGATCGACGGGAAGACCCAAGGGTATAATTATTGAACATCGTTCATTTTGCGCCAACGTGATAGCGGGCAGCCAGATCCAAAATTTGGACCAAACATCCCGAGTCCTGCAATTCGCTTCATACGGGTTCGACATCAGCGTGCAGGAGATGTTAGCTACCCTTATGGTGGGCGGCTGTGTCTGTGTGCCCTCTGAAACTCAGCGACTCAATGACCTGACGAGCTCGATTACAGAATTCAAAGCAAATTGGATCGAATTGACCCCCTCGGTAGTGAGGCAGCTGTCTCCTCAAGCCGTGCCCGGTCTCAAAACCCTAATTCTAGGGGGTGAGTGCATGCTGGCCCGCGACTTCGCAACTTGGGCGGACAACGTACATCTGATGGTCGCCTACGGCCCAGCTGAATGCAGTGTGGTTACCACCGTCCAACGCAACGTCCACGGCGGAGACTTGTACAACATCGGTCGGCCCTTCAGCGCCCAATGCTGGGTTGTAGAACCAAGAAATACCGCCCAGTTGCAACCTATTGGCGCCGTTGGCGAACTGGTCATCAGCGGACCCATTGTCGGTCGAGGTTATCTGAACCAGCCTAGCCaagatgccttcatggacAGACCACCATGGGCGTCCACCTTTTCCATCCCTGACGGCACGCGGTTCTACAGGACTGGCGACCTAGCATGGTACAATATCGAGGATGGCAGCCTGCGGTATGTCGGGCGCAAGGACAGGCAGGTCAAGCTAAATGGCCAGCGTGTTGAACTTCAGGAAGTCGAAAATGAGGCCCGAAACTTTAGCAAGGATAAGGCTGTCGTGGTTGACGTGGTTGATATCGGTAGCACTGAGGACGCCAAAGCCCTTGCCCTATTCGTTGAGGGCCTTGAGAGCGGCCCAATCGAAGAGATGGTAGAATCCAGGACTGTCACTCAGACCGAGCAACACGTTCATAGGTTCTTGGCGGAGATACGAGTCTGGCTCAGTACAAGACTGCCGCAGTACATGGTCCCTACTCTTTATATCCCTCTGAATCGCTTTCCCTTGACACCCACAGGAAAGCTTGACCGCCGGGCATTGAAGGATCAGGCAGCCCAATCTGTGGCGTTGGGATACGGTAATCATGTCTCCGAAGCTTCCCCTGGCGAGGAAGCAATTGAGGGTCATACTGAAGTCGTGTTAATGCTGCGCCGCCTCTTTGCCGAAGTCATCGGGTTGCCAGAGGACCGGGTAGGCGCACACGACGAATTCTTTTTGCTCGGGGGCAATTCTGTCACAGCCATCCACATGGTAGGGAAGGCCCGTGAGGTAGGGCTTTCTGTGATGGTTGCAGACATTCTCACTCTACAGTCCCCTTTCAATCTAGCAAAGGTTGTAAGCAAAGCTGAGGAATCGCAGTTCATCGAGCCATTGGGGCTTTTAGAAGACCCGCAAGTCTGCCTGGAACTCGCAGCAACAGAATGTCAATTGGCTCAAGGGGACATTGAAGATATCTATCCTTGTACCCCGCTGCAGGAAGAACTGATGGCCATTTCGAGCATCAAACCCGGCTCCTTTATCGGAACATTTGTCTTCTACCTGCCGGTCTCGCTTGATAGGCTGAGGTTTAAATGGGCCTGGGACCACATCGTCAAGAACACCCCGATCTTACGAACGCGCATCGTTCAGGGTGGTGGCAGTCGTCTACTTCAAGTTGTCGGGAAGGAGCAGGAGGAATTAATAGTATGCGATTCATTCGACGAATGCTACCGTGCGTTGGGCCAGTACGAAATGACTTTTGGATCTTCTTTGGCACGGTCTGCCCTGATCAACCCTGAAGGCAAGGCCCCTGCATTTGTATTAATGATACATCATGCGGCCTTTGATGGGTGGTCCTATGTCCAGCTGTTGCAGGACCTTGGGGAGGCATACAAGGGTCGTCCAATCTCCCAGCGACCAACTTTCAATCATTTCATTGGTCACATATTGAATCAAAACGCTTCGTCGGCGGAGGATTTCTGGAGAAAGGAATTTACCGATTGCGAGGCCTCCAGCTTCCCAACTCGCCCTAATGGATGGATAGCTCCTCAAGATCCTTCATGGACAAAACGTCGCATCCCGGTGGAGAAGCTGAGCGGAAATGGGCTGATAAATAACCAGATTCAACTAGCCTGGGCCATGATAATCTCCAGTCACACCAATTCGAAAGACGTGGTCCTTGGCACCACCGTCTCTGGGCGCAATGCTCCCGTCGCGGGCATTGATCGGATGTTGGGCCCTACCATCGCCACATTCCCCCTGCGCATCCGGCTCAAACCAGGGACAACTGTGCAGGAGGCACTCAAAGAGATCCAAGACCACAACACCGCCCTGATTCCGTTCGAGCACACCGGGATGCAGCGTATTCGCGGAAGCAGCCCGGGGGCAGCGGCTGCTTGTGACTTTCAGACCCTGCTCACCATTCATCCGTACCGGATACAGAGCCCGGCAACCATCTTGCGAGATTCACCTGGCAATCGAGGCGAGCAACAGAAATTTACTTCGCATATACTCACTGTGATAGTAAGCCCTGACTCGGACGCTTTGAAGGTGGAGGCCGTATTCGATGCGTCCGTCCTCTCGCCCCCCTGGGTCGACAGGCTGCTGCGAGGGTTTGAAGCCGTTTTGGTCCAAATTTCTCGCAGCCCAACCATGCAGCTGGACGCCATTAGCATCTTGAGCGCCCAGGATAAGCAGCAGATTAGTGATTGGAATTCCGGGGTCGTTCTGGGCAAGCCGCGGTGTATGCACGACCTGATCTACGACTCCTGTATGAGTTCCCCTGGACATCCCGCGGTTCATGCGTGCGACGGCAGCTTCACGTATAGCGAGCTCCTACAATTCTCTCGCGCGATTTCAGGCCAACTTCGGTCCCTCGACATCGGGGCCGAGAGCATCGTAGCTATCTGCATGGAGAAGACCCGATGGCTGCCTGTCGCCGTCTCTGGCGTGTTGATGGCCGGAGCCGCCTTCGTCCTGCTCGACCCGACCTTCCCCACCCAGCGCCTCCGGGGGATGTGTCAAGAGACCGGGGTTCGGGTCGCTCTATCGTCCCCGACCACATACAGCAAGTGCCGGGACCTCGCCCGGGATGTCATCGCACTGACCGAAGAAACCGCAAGCCGACCCGGTACGAGTTGGAAATTACCAGCCGTGAGCCCTCGCAACGTGATGTACGTTGCCTTCACCTCTGGCTCCACGGGTGCCCCAAAAGGGGCCCCAATCGAGCATGGCATGTGCTGGTCCACTTACGAAGCGTACCGCAACGCTCTGTCGCTGTCAGGCGCCTCCCGTGTCCTCCATTTTTCATCACTCGCTTTTGACGCCGCTGTGTTCGAGCTCGTGGGCACACTGGCTGCGGGGGCCTGTGTCTGTATTCCATCGGAGGAGCAGCGTTTGAGTCATTTGGCTGGGGCCATCACAGATCTTGGCGTTGACTGGGTCATGCTAACGCCATCGGTGGCCCGCACTCTTTCGCCGGCCGAAATCCCCTCTGTGCGCACCCTAGTCCTCGCTGGGGAGCCGGTGATGCCCGCTGATCTGCAATCGTGGTGCGGATATGTTCGATTGCTCGGGGTCTATGGCCCAGCGGAGGCCAGCATTTTCACCACGATCACTGCATTTCCCCGGGAAGACTGTGACGCGACGAATGTTGGAAGATCCGGAAATAGCACCTGCTGGGTGGTCAACCCGGACAATCACAACCAACTTCAACCTGTCGGGGCGGTGGGAGAGCTGGTCATTGCTGGTCCCAACGTTGGACGAGGCTATATCAACCGGCCCCAACAAACCCGGGCATCCTTCATCCAGAATCCCTCTTGGGTTGCGGATTTCCCCGTCGCCCGGGATACCCGGATGTACAAGACCGGAGATCTGGTGCGCTACCATCTCGATGGCACCTTGCAGATCCTTGGCCGGAAAGACGCGCAGGTGAAGCTTCACGGGCAACGGATCGAGCTGCGAGAGATTGAGATTTGTGCAGAGCGTTCGATGCCCGGAATGACGGCGGTGGCCGATCTCATCGCGCTTCCTCATCCTAGGATTATTCTGTTCCTTGCAGAGAGGCGCCAGTCCTTCTGTGCTGACCGGGCTCATCGCTGTGACGACTGCACTGCATCGTTCGTCCTGCCTACGGATCCAGTCCATGGGCAAAGAGCCGCCATCCTCTCCCACCTTAGCCAGGTCCTACCGACGTACATGATTCCATCGATCGTGCTCTCTTTGGAGTACTTTCCACTCACTCCCTCGGGTAAGATAAATCGCCGATTGCTACGGGAGGAGGCAGGCAAACTCGGCCAGGGGATTTCCGACTGGGGTTTAACCCCGCCGGTGCTGAAGCGAGAACCAGGGAGCGATAAAGAGCGACTGGTTCGTGACATATTCGCAGAGGTACTTGCCTTGGACAAGAACGCGATCCGGAATGACGACAGCTTCTTTACGCTCGGTGGAGATTCCATCTCGGCCATGCGGGCTCTCAACTTGTGCCGAAAGGCGAACCTGCTTCTTCAGATGTCAGAATTCCTCGTCTACAATTCTATTTCTCTCTTCTGCCAAAATGCCAGGTCGGTCGACTCGCCTGTGGAGCACGCCCAGGAGCAGCCTGGGCTACCTTTCCGATTAAGCCCTATCCAGTGCATGTTCACGTCCCTTCCTTCCGCTAGTGACAAGAGGTTCAACCAAAGCTTCTTCCTTCGAGTCAAGCAGGGCTTCAGCCTGTCTGACTGGCGCCACGCCCTCAAGCAGGTCGTGCGCCACCACTCGATGCTTCGAGCCCGACTGCTGCCAGATGATCGTGAGCAGGTTATCACATCGGACATAGAGACATCCTTTCGTATGTCCATGCATGATGTCGAGGAGATCGGGGCCATCTCAACAATAGCAGAAGCGTCTCACTCTGCGCTGAACATCCGGACCGGTCCAGTAATATCGTTGGACATCATACATGTGAACAGAGACGAGCAATATGCACTCTTCATCGGACACCACCTGGTCGTGGATCTGGTGTCCTGGAGATTCCTGCTAAGCGACATTCAAGACCTTCTCCAAGGCAAGCCATTGCCACTTACACTCCCATATTCATTCCAGTGGTGGGTGTCTCATCAGAGGACACACAGTCAGGGCCATGTGGAGCCCAAGGATGTGTTGCCGTTTGATGTACATTGCGCTGATTACAATTACTGGGGCTTTTCAGCTGAGTGGAACACGTTCGGTGAAACGTGCAGTCGGGAATTTCTGTTGGATGAGACCACAACCGCAGCTCTTGTGGAATCCGCCAATACAGCATTGGGCTCACACCCCCAAGAGCTCTTCCAAGCAGCCCTCCTACACTCATGGGCGAAGGTTTTCCCAGACCGCAAGACTCCGACCATCTTCACCGAAGGCCATGGCCGGGAGCCCTTCGATCCTGCTATTGACCTGTCCCGGACGGTGGGCTGGTTCACGACCATGCGGCCTTGCACGGTGGAAGTCTGCGAAAGTATGGGTTTGCCCGATCTTGTCCGCTGTGTGAAAGATACTAGCAGAAGCCTCCCTGGAAACGGTCTGCCCTACTTCAGTGCACGATATCTCGACCCCAGGTGTAGGGAGGCCTTTTCCGGCCATTCCCCGGCCGAGGTACTATTGAATTATGCCGGCCGCTACCAGCAGTTGGAAAGCGACGATTCCATTTTCTCCGCTCCCACTTGGAAGCCAGACCCAAAGTTGGATGTTGCCCACGACCTTCCTCGATTCGCTATATTCGATGTGGTGATCGAAGTTGCCCATGGGCGGCTGCACGTCTCGGTCTGGTATTGCAAGCACACGCGTCGGCGGGAGGCGATTCAGCGCTGGATTCGCGAGTATCAGCGGTCCCTCTGTGAGGTTGCGGAGGAGTTAAGCAATCTCACCCGGCGATTGACACTGAGCGACATCCCGCTGGCCCGGATGACGTACGACCAACTGGACGCACTTGATCGCGAGATCCGACTGCGACTCGATATCCCTTCCGTATCTTCCATCGAGAGCATCTATCCTTGTTCCAAGGCTCACGCTGGACTCATTCATGGTCTGACGGGAACGGCCGCCAGCCATGCCGTCCGCTCGATTTGGGAGATCAAATCCCCGATAGTCCTTGATGCCCAGGCCGTGGCAGACGCCTGGCTTCGACTGATTAGAAGGCACACCATTCTACGGACGATTCTCGTGCGTTCTCCTGGCGATGGACGGATCTTCCATGTGGTCTTGAAAGACCCGCGGACAGACGTCCAAGTTCTTCCATGCTCTGGTGATATCTCATACGAACGCTTCCGGGACCTGCCGCGCCTCTTGTCTTGGGAGACCTCGCCGGCCCACCGGTTCGCCGTGACCCAGACGTCTGACAGGCGGATACTTGCTTTACTAGAATCAGGAAAGGCCTACATTGATGGTATGTCGCTGTCGATCCTGCAGCAGGAGCTGTGTCTCGCGCTGCGTGGAGAGCTCCCCAGGTCCAGCGGGCCCTTATATTGCAAGTACATCGCCCATCTCACACAGCAACCCAGCCGGGATACTCAGTCCTATTGGGAAACTGCCTTGAAGGGGATGCGGCCCTGCTTGTTCCCATCGTTGGTGGTGAATCACCCACCGGAGAGTCCAGTCGCCATGCACACTCTCCGCTCAGCCTTACCACAGCCCGACCGGCTCAATTCTTTCTGGCGGTCCACTGGCCTGACCGTGACCAACATCTTCCAGCTGGCCTGGGGGCTCGTTCTCCAACAATACTGCCGTTCCCCAGACGTATGCTTCGGGTCCTTGGTGTCGGGCCGCGACATCCCCATGCCTGACATCGCCCAGATCGTGGGGCCCTGTTTCAATGTCCTTCCGTGTCGTCTCGTGCTGGATGCCAACCGGAACGTCGTGGAGTGGCTTCGCCAGAACCAAGCTGAGATGGAGCGCCGCACCGAGCATCAGCATTGCTCGGTGCCAGACACCCTACGCTCCGCCGGGTTCGGCGATGCGCAGGCCTTCAACTCCTGTTTGAGCGTGCAGTCTCCGTTGTCCGTCCATTCCGCGCAGATCGAGTTTCAATTGTTGGAGAATCATGATCCGACCGAG TTTGACCTCTGCGTGGCGGTTTTCTGGTCGTCGGGCCAGGTGGATGTCCATCTGCGATACTGGGAGTCTGTTTGTACGGATGAACAGGCGGCGCAGGTTCTGCTTTGCTTCGTGCGAGCTGTCTCTTTCATTGTGGACTACTCCCAGGAGACCCTGCGCGTATTGTCTCTTGCACTTTCCGGCTCAGGCTCCCCTGTGTCTTAG
- a CDS encoding uncharacterized protein (COG:S;~EggNog:ENOG410PGKI;~InterPro:IPR005344;~PFAM:PF03661;~TransMembrane:4 (i24-44o56-74i115-134o184-207i);~antiSMASH:Cluster_6.4;~go_component: GO:0016021 - integral component of membrane [Evidence IEA]) — MAPPPPSNLPLPERLKALAQTLQFGWFVGHLTLLLSVARYFLSYFTFNYSSSAAQVSYRLAFISAAATYGIVVYKGHIARGRLQGSPPSIALKLITDENVQYLGMALLWLYSRQVPLALLPFSVYSIFHVATYSRSYLIPTIQPPAPAGSNGPKQPPLAETIGRFIKQYYDASMGLVAGLEMALLIRLTLAILTFSKGNFVLWAIYLSFFRARYAQSAFVQQAVRHIVARVDSSVSHQTTPPAVRQGWETFKGVVRQAYEATDLNRATAGAKKPQ; from the exons ATggctcctcctccgccgtcCAACTTGCCTCTGCCTGAGAGGCTGAAGGCCCTGGCTCAGACTTTACA ATTTGGCTGGTTTGTTGG CCACCTGACTCTACTGCTTTCCGTCGCCCGGTACTTCCTGTCCTACTTCACCTTCAACTATTCTTCCTCCGCCGCCCAGGTCTCCTACCGTCTCGCATTCATCTCCGCTGCCGCAACGTATGGAATTGTGGTTTACAAGGGACACATCGCACGTGGTCGTTTGCAGGGCAGCCCTCCCAGCATTGCCTTGAAGCTCATTACCGATGAAAATGTCCAGTATCTTG GTATGGCCTTGTTGTGGCTGTACTCGCGCCAGGTCCCCTTGGCCCTCCTGCCATTCAGCGTCTACTCCATCTTCCACGTTGCGACCTACTCTCGTTCCTACCTGATCCCCACCATCCAGCCTCCCGCGCCCGCTGGCTCCAATGGTCCCAAGCAGCCTCCTCTGGCGGAGACAATCGGTCGATTCATCAAGCAATACTACGATGCTAGCATGGGTCTCGTCGCTGGATTGGAAATGGCTCTCTTGATCCGTCTGACTCTCGCGATCCTCACCTTCTCCAAGGGTAACTTTGTCCTGTGGGCGATCTACTTGTCCTTCTTCCGCGCACGTTACGCCCAGAGTGCCTTCGTCCAGCAGGCTGTTCGTCACATCGTGGCGCGTGTGGACTCGTCGGTTTCTCACCAGACCACTCCTCCCGCTGTGCGTCAGGGATGGGAGACATTCAAGGGTGTTGTTCGCCAGGCTTACGAGGCCACTGATCTCAACCGTGCCACTGCAGGTGCGAAGAAGCCTCAGTGA